From Sphingomonas sp. PAMC26645:
CGGGGATACCTGTGGTCCGCGGGCGCAGTGATCTCGATCGTCCTCGTGGCCGTGCTGGCCTGGGCCATGTCTCCCAAGGTCGAGCGGCCCGTCGTCGTCAATGGGGCCGTGCGCGAAACCGCTGCCGCCGCCGAAGTGCCGGTAACTGAAGTACTCGCTGGACCGCAGCTGGCTGCGGGCGAAAGTCTGGAGTGGAGTGCGGATGGCGCGCCCGAGGAGACGGTGCGGCAGATCGGCACGATGGTCGTCAGGGTGACGCGGAAGATTGACGAGGACATGATCGCACCGGTGGTGTCGGTGTCCCGGGGGACCGAGACCGTGACTATCGTAGGCGAGGCGGTCTCCAGCGGGTATACGCACCGGATCTCCGCTGTGCGCAACAAGGCGGGTGCGCCGCCCGTGGTGATGCTCCAGAGTTTCAGCGGCGGTGCCCACTGCTGCAACCACGTTCAGCTCGCCGGCGTCTCGGGCGGTCGTCTCAAGGTCGTGGACCTCGGCTCGTGGGACGGTGACCAGATCGCGTTGCCGGTCGACCTGTCGGGCGACGGGGTGGCGGATTTCGTCGAGCGGGACAACGCGTTCCTCTACGCGTTCGCGGCCTACGCGATGAGCGCCGCGCCGCCCAAGGTCTTGAACGTGACCGGGGGGCGCGTGATCGACGTCTCCAAGCGTGCGGCGTTCCGCCAGCTCTACCTCGACGAGATGGCCACGTCGGGCGAGATTTGCCGTACGGGAGCCGAGGGCATGGACCGGAACGGCGCCTGCCCCTCCTACGTCGCCTCCGCCGCTCGCGTAGGCCGGCTCGACGAGGCTTGGGCCGAGATGGTCCGGTCCTATGCGGCGGATATGGATTGGGAACTGCCGAGCGGCTGCGTAGTCCGAACGAGCGAGCAATGTCCAGAGGGATCCCGGATCGTGTACAAGAGCTATCCTGAGGCGCTGCTCGCCTTCCTCAAAGAGCACGGATACGTCGCCAACGGGTGGTCGCCTCCCGATGCAGCCGGCGTGGACGAGGTCGTCCCCGACCCGGCTAACGCCGACTGACGCCGGGCGACTCCGGATCAGTGCGGGCAGCGGCGCTGTCCGGCAGTCTTCATCTGAACGGGTTGTCTTCGTCCCCGTAACGCTGCCCGATGAACTGGACGTTCTCGGTGAACGCATCGATGTCGCTTTGAGCCAGGTTCTTAAGGATGTCGTCCATCCTGGTCTGCATCTGGTCGAGACTCTCCATCAGGATGAAGCTCGCCGACCTCCCAGTCCGCCTGAAAATGTCGCCGCGGTAGCCGGACGGTATCTCGATATAGCTGCGCGCGAGCTTGGGCAGATGGATTTCCCGCATCTGCTCCATGTCCACGCGGGTGAACCCCGGCACCTGTTCGCGCTGGATCGCGCCAGCCGCCTCGTCGAGGCAGGCCAGTATCCGCCGGATCTTGACGCGTGCACCGTCCGGCAGACGGTCGTCCTCGAAGTCGAACGCCACGGGCGGGGGCGTGGGTACGCCCGGCAGGGACGGAAGCGTTTCCGAAGGCGTGCTCGCCGGTGCGAAGAGGCGGCTGAGCCTATCAAACATGGTCACCGTCCACCCACCGTTTCTCTCCCGCCGCACGCCGGACGACCTCCTCCGCGGCCAGATCGACCTTCCGGACCTTATTCGCCAGGTCTGGCTGTGGAAAGCGATTGTGGCGGCCAGGGACAATCGCTTCGAGCTTGCGCGCGACCGGTCAGGATCCATTTCGCGACGACAACTTGTCAGTCCTCGGACCCGGTCCGTCCTGTCCAGGAGGGCGCCCCGCGAATTTCTCCCGCCCTTCGAAATCGGCGATAATCCGTTCCGGATCGCCGCGCGTGTGCTTGATGCAGTTCGCGCTCCCATCGGCGTTAGCGTCTGCCTTGGTCGGCGGCGTCCTCGAATTCGGAGCGCCGCTACTTCGGGGGTGCGGTTCGCCAGCGCATTCCCCAGCCGAGACGTTCATCCAGCCGCTGCTGGTTCTCAAAGTAACCGACAAGCCTCGTCACCTTGATCAGGTCGGCGTCATTCTCCAGCAATACGATCCCGCAGATGCGGCAGTCGTTGCGGCCATCGGCAAGCTGGATCTCGATCGGCGGCTGGCCGGGAGCCGTCAACAACGCGAGGCCCGACGTCCTGCGCCAGTCGGGAACGCCATCATGGATGTTGCAGAACACCGCGAGGCGCTTGATCTCCTTCCAGTGGTTGCCATCGATCTCGAGCGTCTCACCGATGTCGCCGGTGCGGTCGTCACCGGACAACATTACGAACGGCGGCTGGTCAATCGCGCCCGTCATGCCGCCGAGCATTTGGATGGCGGTCTTCCGCCCGTCCTGCATCTCCACCAGGCATCCCAAGTCGAGATCGATCGCACCCGCGCCGGTCGAGTAGTTGTTCCGACCATGGGACCAGTTAAGCGTGATGACGATAGTGCCGAAGCCATCGGCATCCGGCGTAAGGGTGACCGACTGGTCGGGTTCCTCCATCGACAGCTTGGCCAGCTGAAGGCTCTTCACCGGCGGTAGCTGCTGAGGGGCGTCGTCGGCCGCGATGTCGATGCCGAACGACGACGCGAGCGGAGCCAAGCCGCCGTTGAACCCTTGCCCTACTGCTCGGAACTTCCACTGCCCCCCGCGGCGATATAGCTCGCCGAAGATCATCGCTGCCTCCGTGGCGCCGACGAGGTCCGGACGGAAGCTCATCATGCCTGCGGCTCCGTCCGACACGGTGATCGCTGCATCCTCGATCAACGCCAACGTATGGCCTTTTGCCTGCGCCTCGTCGATCGTCAGGCAGAAGACGATACGCTCGACGTCGTCTGGCACGAGGTTCAGGGCGACATCGAATGCGCCGCCATCACCGGCGTGGAAGCGCACCGCGCCGGTGCCGCCGTCGGTCTGATTATAGAACACCATGTCGCGATCGCTGCGGACCTTCCCCGACGGGGTGAGCAGGTAGGCCGAGACGTCCGCCTCCAACCCACGCCCGGCGACCGGCGACCATTTGAACTCGACGCGTAGCCGAGAAATCGCGATCGGAGCATTTTCGCCCTGCTGCATATCCTGCATCTTCGTTCGTTCCCCGTCGCCTGCGGATGCGCCGCCTGCAGATACGCTGTCGTCGAGGCTAGCGCGAAGGCTCCGTCACCCGCAACCGGGTTCATCTGGTTGATCCCCTTGTTTCGGTGCGGGATCGCGTGCGACTAATGGCTTTGGTTCATTGAAGAGTGTCATCCGATGATTGAGCGTTCCAGGCTTCAGGGTCTGATCGACTATGTCGAAGCCACGGAACGCGATCGGCTCAGCGTCGCGTGGGACGTGGCCGATCATCGCGGCTTCCGTCGTTTCCGCGACGAGACGATCCGATTGCCCGGAGTCCAGCTCGATGTCCGCAATGGCGATGATCACATCTGGATGGTGGTCGACCGCATGGTCCGGTGCCCGCCGCCAGCGGTGGACGATGCCGAACTCAGGGTCTGGGCCGATGTGTCCGGTGAGCCCAACGTCGCGCCTACGCTGAAGGCAGAAGTTCCACGAGTGGCGGTCAGCGCCGCGGGTTTCGACGTCGCGGAGGCGGACGCCGCGACGGTCCGCCTGGCCGACCACTCGGCGCGGACGAAGCTGGACGCCGCGTTGACCGCCTATGTCCGCGAGAGGTGGACCCCATGGGCGCAAGAGGAACGCCCCCGGCGGCAGTCAATCGAACTGTACAACAGTCTGTTCGCGCTGCGTCAGCTGCTCGAAGGGGCGGGCGACCGGCCGGTCGAGCTCGTGTGGGGCATCGGCGTCGCGCAATGGGCTCATTCAACGGGCAAGCTGCGCTACCCGTTGCTGACGGTTGCGGTGGAACTCGCGTTGGACGAGACGACGCATGCGATCCAGGTCCGTCCGCGCAGCGAGACGCCGCCGGGGATCGAGACGGACGCGCTCGACCTGCTCGACGCCAGCGGCCTGAACGACTTCCGGCGCTTCGCCGAGGCGCACATCGCCGGTTTGGAAGGAGATGGCCTTACTCCGTTCGACGCGTTCGGCTTCGCTCCGGTGCTACGCCGGGCCGTCGCGGTGCTGCAAGCGGACGCCTGCTACCTCCCGGATCTAGGCGATCGCCGAGCGCCCGAAAGCGACATCCTACGCGTGGATGGCAGCTGGGTGATCTTCGAGCGCCCCAGACGCGGGACGCAGCTGATGGACGACCTGCGCCGTTTCCGGACCGTGGTCGACTCGGTCGAGAGCGCGGATGCGATCCCCGAGGCCGTGCGCATCCTGCTGCGAGCGCCTGCCGAGATCGCGACGGGCGAAGCGTATCCGCCCATGCGCGGCGTTTCGACGATCCCCGGGGTCACGTCGTCCGACGGATCCGGGGACGATCTGTTCTTCCCGAAGCCGTTCAATCGGGAGCAGGTCGAGGTCATCCAGCGGTTGTCGAACCGGGCCGGCGTGGTCGTCCAGGGACCGCCGGGGACGGGCAAGACCCACACCATCGCGAACATCGTCAGCCACTATCTGGCACTGGGCAAGCGGGTGTTGGTGACGTCGCAGAAGGCGCCGGCGTTGAAGGTGCTCCGCGACAAGCTGCCGGAAGCGGTGCGGCCGTTGGCGGTGAGCCTGCTGGAGAGCGACCGCGACGGGCTCAAGCAGTTCCAGGAGTCCGTCGACATCATCGCCGACCGGCTGCAGCGGACGCGGATCGGCGAGGCGCGTACTCAGATAGCCGAGCTCGACGTGCGGATCGATGCGATCCACCGCGCTTTGGCCCGCATCGATCGCGACGTCGATGCGATCGGTCGTCAGGCAATGACGGCGGTCGTGATCGACGGTGCGCCGGTGGAGCCGGTCGATGCTGCCCGGCGGGTCGTCGCTGCGAATGGGCTCGCCTACTGGATCGACGATCAGTTGGAAGCCTTGCCCGCGTTCGAGCCCGCATTCGACGAAGATGCCATCGGCAGGCTTCGCGCCGCACGCAAGGACGTGGGTGATCGGCTGAACTCGCTCGACATGTCGCCGCCCCCGGTTGATCTGCCGAGTTCCGGAACGATGCTGGCGTTGCACGAGACGCTGATGGAAGCGGCGACGGCGCGCCGCGGCATCGCTGTCGGGGCAGAGCTCGTGCAGGGGACGGACATCGCCGCGATTGCACCTTTGGAAGCGGCGCTCGATGAGTTGACCGAGCTCAAGGCGGCGATCGCCGGGGCTCGGTCGGACTGGTCGGACGCCCTGCTCGACCGCCTGCGGGCAGATGCCTACGACCCTCCGGCGGCGGCGATCGCCGGCCTGTTGGAACAAGTCGACGCGGCCACTGGGGAAACCCGCCACTTCCTGACGTGCCCGGTCACCATCGAAGCCGATGCCGTTGCGGATCCGGCCTTCCGCGAAGCGATCGCCGGACTTTCTCGCGGCGAGGAGCTGGGCCTGTTCCAGTCGATCTTCGCGCGAGCGGTGAAGGGCCGCATCGCGGCGGTCAGGCTGGCAGGCCGCCCCGTGGCCGACGCGGCGGGATGGAGCGAGGTCGAGCGCTATTGCCGGGCACTCGATTCCGCCGACCAGCTGCGGGTGGTCTGGGCGCATGCGGCCATGCACGCCGGCATGGATGCGGTTACGGGAGACGGGCTGGGGGGCGCCGAGGCGATGAGCCGCCAACTCTCCCACTTGGCACGTCTACGCGATGCGGTGGCGCGCGAGGACGCGATCAACGGTCAGGCGCGCCGGCTTCTGCCCGGTTGGCGGCGCAGCGTGGCGACCAGCGCCGCTGATCTGCGAGGGGTGCTGCGGCAGCACCGCCGACGGCTAGACCTGGAGGCGGCGCAAGCGACGCTCGACGACATCGAGACACGTCTCGCCGACGTCTCGGGCGCTGCAGGGCAGGCTCTGCGGGCCGCCGCCGGGTTGGTCGGGGACGAGACCGCCGAGCGCGATGCGATCGACCTCTCCTGGTCCGCGGCGCTTTCGGAGGCCAAGACGTTGCGCCGGCTTCAGCCGTCCTTCGCGACGATCCGCGACGTGACGGACCTGATTTCGCGGAACGGCGCACCACGGTGGGCGATGCGGTTGCGGACCGAGAGCGTCGACGGGCGCGAGGATCCTCTGACGCCCGGCGACTGGCGGGTCCGTTGGAACCTCCGCCGCATGACGGTATGGCTCGACGGTATCGACCACCATGCTCGATTGCGCGCGCTGTCCGCAGAGCGGTTCGAACAGGAGGCGAGGCTGACCCGCGCCTATGAGGATGCGATCGAAACGCGCACGTGGTGCCGGCTCGCCGAACAGGCTAGCGACCAGGTGCGCTCGGCGCTCGCCGCATATGCCCAGGCCATGCGCAAGATCGGTCGCGGCACCGGCATTCGGGCCGGTCGGCACCGCGCCGACGCACGCGCGGCGGCGGATCGCGCGAAGAACGCGCTGCCGTGCTGGATCATGCCGCACTACCGCGTGTCGGAATCGCTCCCCGCCGAACTCGGTCTGTTCGATCTGGTGATCATCGACGAAGCATCGCAATCGACGGTGGCCGCGCTCCCGGCCCTGCTGCGCGCGAAGCAGGTGCTCATCGTCGGCGATGATCGGCAGGTCAGTCCTGACGCCGGGTTTCGTCAGGAGGCGCGACTGACGATGCTGGCCGAGCGGCATCTCGGCGACCAGGTCGCGGACTATCGCGCCACGATGCGTGAGGACCGGTCGCTCTACGACCTCGGCACAGTGGTCTTCGCTGGCGGTGCGATCCTGCTCAAGGAGCATTTCCGGTGCGTCGCTCCAATCATCGAATATTCGAAAGGGCAGTTCTACAGCCACCAGTTGGTTCCGATGCGCCTTCCCTCGGCTTCCGAGCGGCTCGATCCGCCCCTGGTCGACATCCTGGTCGAGGACGGCTGTCGCCAAGGCAAGCTCAACCTCCCGGAGGTCGATTGCATAATCGACGAGATCGGGCGGATCGTTCGGGATCCGATGATGGCTCATAGGACGATCGGGGTCACGACGCTTCTCGGCCAGGAACAGGCGATGGCAATCCTGCAGGCGATCGAACAGGTGCTGGGCATAGACGCGATGATCCGGCACGACATCCGCGTCGGCGAGCCGACCGCGTTCCAGGGCGACGAGCGTGACATCATGTTCGTATCGTTGGTGGCCGACCGCGATAGCAGCCCTTTGTCCGGCCTCGGATACGAGCAGCGCTTCAACGTCGCCGCGTCGCGTGCGCGCGACCGCATGGTGCTGGTCAGATCGGTGGAGCTGGAACAGCTTCGGCCATCGGACAAGTTGCGTCGTAGTCTGATCGAGCACTTTCAAGCGCCGTTCGCCGGTGAGAGCGCCCTCGTCGAGGATCGCCGCGCGCGATGTGAATCGCAGTTCGAGGCGGCTGTCTTCGATCGGCTCGTCGAACGCGGTTACCGGATCGACACGCAGGTGCGCGTCGGTACGAAGCGCATCGACTTGGTGGTCGAAGGCGCGGAGGATCGGCGGCTGGCGATCGAGTGCGACGGTGATGCCTATCACGGGCCCGATCGCTGGCCCGACGACATGGCGCGACAGCGGATGCTGGAACGAGCCGGTTGGACGGTTTGGCGGTGCTTCGCGTCCCGCTTCGTCCGCGATCCTGACGCGGTCATGGCTGAGCTGACCGCCGCACTGACGGCCCGCGGCATCTCCCCGAATTTGCACGCCGATCGACTCGTCATCCGGCATACCGAGCATCGTCGCTGGCGGAGCGCGCCTGATCCGTCGATCGAGCTGGTCCCGTATGCGTGGCTCGTCCCGGCCGATCCGTTCTGACCGCTTCTTCAGCCCTGTTCTTCCCCCGGCCCAAGGTGGGTCGGGTTCAGGCGACCCCGCGCGCCCTTTTCAACGCGTCGACCTCGTCCAACGTGGAACGCACTTCGGCGAACGCCCGTTGAAGCGCGTCCAGGTCATCGCGGCGAGCCGGCTGCACGATCCTGTTCCTGTCGCCGGGCAGCGGGCGCCCGGCTCCCTCGATAATAGGGGCAGCGCTGCCGTCGATCGCGCTGATCCGATTAAGGACAAGCCTCTGCCCTGCCAGCGCCTGGGCGACGGCGACTGCAGTGTGCAGCACGGCAATGGTCGTCGTCGATGCGCGTTCGATTCCGCTGATGAGTTCCTCGTTGGTCCTTCTGACGACGCCAAGGGCCATGTAGCCCTGTAGGGACACGGCCATCTGCGTGAGCAGGTCCGTGATCCGCTGGCGTGTCCGAAACAGCGCCCGCTCGCGTAGCGCACGTCCCTTCTCCGGCGCGCTGAGCTCCATTTTCGCAGCGGCCCGCTCGAGTCCGTCGTCCAGCCTGCGCGAACCCTGTATCGCTACTTCAAGGTCCTCCATCAGCGCCCACATCCTTCGGCGGTCGCCGTCGATGGCGATGTTGTCGCGCAACACCGAGTCCCTGCCGGCGGCGAGCGTCCGCAGTATCCCGTCGATCGCCTTCTGCGCTGGCTCGTAGCGCCTGAAATATGAACCGATCCCGGAGCCGACCCGAATGATGCCGAGGATGCGCCGCGGCGCCAGTAGGTCTCCGTCCCTCGCCGGATCGAGATCCTCCATGATCTCCCTCAGGCGGTGGAGGGCGGGTCCGACCCCGTCGGGGGCCGACGAGCCGCCGGACCGCGCCACGAGGCGGCTCGATAGACCCGCAAGAGCGGAGACCTCGCGTCGCCCGACGTTCGACAACTGGTCTGCCTTGATGGCGAAATCGGGACCATCGGGCGGAAGCGACACGAGCTCCTCGACGTAGCGGTCTGCGCTGGCCCGGAGACGCGTCCTGGCCTCCTCGGTTATGGGAACGTCGATCGCGCCGGCGGTCGAGGCGGGCGGGAAGGGTGCCGGTGGTTCTATGCTCAGCATGTGGGCGGCTTTGAATCCGATGACGTGTGCGTTTCATATGGTGGTCGAATGTCCTAGGCCACCTTGGCTTCCGGGCCGCGAACCTGATCCCGCACGCCGTGGATCCTGGCTCGGCTGACTATGGACTGCGCCCACCTGGCGTGCGTCGCGGGCTCGCACATGCTGCCATGCGACCCGAACACCGCCGGGGTGGAGACGTCCAGGATTGTCCGGGCCTCCGCCATCTCGATGGCCGATGGCCGGTAGGCGCCCTGGATCACGGCTATCTGGGAAGGGTGGATGGCCGACTTGGTCAGAAGTCCGTGTTCGATGTCCTGCTCCACCTCGGTGCGAAGGACATCGAGCGCCGCATAGTGCTCGAACACTGGCGCCGCCACGCTGAACCCGTTCGGTATGAAGGCGCCGGCGATGTCCCGGATCACGTTGCCAAGAGGGCCTTCGTATGCGGACCGCACCCGCGACCGGCGTATGCCCAGCAGACCGAGGATGTCGTTCCCCCCGATGCGCACCGCCGACACGCGGTGGACGTAGGGGCGCAGCTGGTCGCAGAGCCGGGCGAGCGCGCTGCGGTCGAACGCCTCGTCTCCTTCGATCGTCGGCATGATGGCGTGATCGTCGTGCATCACGGCGCTCAGCCAGAGCGGAAGGCTGCTGGTCGTGACCTTCGGCAGCACGAAGCCCTGAATCCGATCGATGCCCGGGAGTGAACAGATGTGGGCGAGCATGCCGATGTCGCGCGGCCGCACGTACACACCGATCGCTGGAGGACGTCCCGCGAACTGCAGAAGGATCCTCCCGAGTTCCCGCAGCGCCCGGCCGACCTGATCCTCGCGGATCGAATCCTCCAGGCAGATGACGATCGACCGCAGCCCCTGCATCTCGCCGTAGGCCAGTCGTTCGGCGTTTGCGTTCAGGGCGGGCACGTACAGCGACGCACCCAAATCTATAGCGCTCATTCCTGTCCTCCCCCGAGACCTCTTATCACGGTCACCGCCCGGTACGCATGCAGATCGCGTTCGCGGACGGGCACATCGTGCTTCGCCGCCAGATGCAGGAGGTGCCTTACCTCTGGATCGGCGCGGTCGCCAACGAACAGCAGGTCGGGAACCCGGCGCAAGATGGCCCGCGTCGCTTCGGCGATGCCGGGCTTGATCCTGTTCGCGTCGGTGATCGCGCATTCGTTCATCAGCTCCTCCATCAGCGCGCGACTGCGTCCGCGCGCCACTGCCGCCAGGTCCGTGTTCCAAGGCCCGCTGTCGACGAGGGGCGGACCGGCGGCCTCGACGTCGTGAATGAACGCGCGCGACAGGTCGTAGGCGGCGTGGTCGGTCTGGTAGAGGCAGGCGTGAAAATCCGATGGCCCGACGAGATCGTCCCGGAGAACCGATCGACTGATCAGCCCGGAGACGATGCCGTTCAACAGTCCGCTCGGGATTACGTAATCGTCGGTCGTCGCGGCGGCCTCGGCGCATCCCGCCGGATCGGCGACGACGGCAAGGAACGGGGCGAACCCGAGATCGTCATCGGCCAGCGAGCGCATGAGTTCGCGTTTGATCGCTCCCTTTCCCGTCCAGCCGTCCACGAACACCGCGGCAGTGGTGCCATGGCGCGCCGCTATGAAGCGCAGTGCGTTCAGATCGATGCCGCGGTCGCGGATGATGCTGATGGAGTAGTGGTGCGCAACGATCCCGATACGCGCCAGCTCCCGCTTTAGCAGGACCCCGATCGGCGTACCGGCCCTGGCCAGCGATACGACGACGCATTCGCGCCGCGTGGCCGGACGATCCGCGATCATGCGGGCGAGCCTCGATATGTCCGAGCGCAGCCGTCCGGCGTTTCGCGCTAGCGCTTCGGCGTAGAGCGTCAGGTAGCGCTGATCGGGCACGGCCTCACTAGAAAGCATCTCCGAATAGTGCCGGGCGCCGCTCTGTATCAGCCGCTCCTTTTCCTCGATCGCGACCGGCGTGATCAACGTCGGCTTCAGCAGAATGCTGACGTCTTCCGGGTCATAGGAGCCGGAGAACATCGTCGGGCAGGCATCTGTCGCCGCGGTTCCCATCGCTACGACAGCCAGTCGCTGTTGCTGGTGGCGGCGCGCCAGAACTGCGATCCCGTCGGTGCGATCGCGAAGTCGCAGAGGTCCATGAAGCCCACGTCGGACAGGCTATCGCCAACGCCGAGAATAGGTCGGTCGGGTTCGGCCGCGCGGATCTTCCCGATCATGTAGCCGACGGCGTGCCGCTTGTTCAGCCAACCTGGCATGTATGCGAGGTTGTTGCCGTTGACGTGCCGGCGCCAACCCGTCGGAACCAGGGCCCGGTGGTGCTCCGCCAGCTCCGCCAGTTCGCCCGTCGATCCGGCGTTGCTCTTGATTACGACGTACAGGGGAAGACCGTTCTCCGCGACCACCCAGTGCCGGAACATCTCGTCGTCGAGCGTTTCCGTCAGGGACCGGTGCACGTCATGCACGGCATGGTCGCACCGCGCCTGCTCGGCCAGCCGATCGTGCCAGAGGAGGTCGAGGCCGCCGTTCTCCAACACGATGCATCCGCCGTTGGAGCAGATGGCCGGCGCCTGCGCGATGTCCACCCGCGCGAGGACGACCGTGCTGCGCGCGGTCACTGGGATCAGCCGTCCCGACGACAGCCAGGCGAGCATCGCCTGCTGCCGCGGCGTGGAATATCCACTCGGGCTGCCGTCGAGGAGGGTGCTCATCACCTTGAGGCCGTCGCCCTCGTCCGGGCACTTCCGCAGCGTCTGGAAGAGGGTGTCGTCCAGGTCGGAGAAGACGATGGGGGTCATGACGCCGACCCGTAGCGGCATTCGAGCCGTTCGACAGGCAGGTCCGCTCCGAGTTCGGCCAACGCCGCCCGCGCCTCCGCGATCTGATCGCCTGCCACTTCGGACACGATCACCACGCGATCCGGGGCGTGACCGAGCAGGTTGTAGAGGAAGCACGGGGCGCCGCTGCCGTAGGTGTCGGTGAACCTGGAGACGCTGCGCATGGCCCCACCGGGCAGCGCCGGGCTGCGCGTTATGCATTGGACGGCGGCGATGGCTCCTGCGGCTTCCAGCTCCTCGGCCAGAAGCAGGGCTTCGTAGGAGTGCTCGCCCTCGCCGAGCACCAGTATGCGCTCCCCGACCCGTACCTCGATCCGCTCCCGGTGCGCGCTCTCCGGTGCCATGACGCCCGTGCGGCTGCGCATGCCGGCGGCCGGCGCGGTACCGGGCCGATTGCTGCCGAGCGGCAGGGCGGTGGCCGCGCCGGTCGGCCCCGGCGTCCACTCCATCGCGCCGTCCAGAACGGAGTGGATCCTAGTCTCGATCGGCATGTCCGCGACATAGCCGCCATCGCTCCAGTCCGTGATGCAGCAGGTCTCGATCCGGGTCAGCAGAGGCATCGCCGGACCCATGGCTTCGGCGCAGGCGATGAAGGTCCGTCCCGTACTGCACTCGTCGTCGATGATGACGAGCGTCCTCGCCGACCGCACGATGGATGCGACCTCGGCTCCCAGGATCTGGACGAGGTGGGTCGTCGCATGGCTGTGCCCCTCCTCGAACGTCGCGATCGTCCGCGCTCCCCGCACCCGCTGGCGGGAGGTCTGGAGGTACGCGCAGCGGGCACCCGGCCGGCGCCGGCGGTAGGCCGCGAACGCCCCCTGACCGAGCGCGGTGGCCGTCTCGGCCATCCCGAGGAAGACGATGGGCTCCGGTGTGTCGTCGGCGACCATCGCGCCGAGTTCGTCCATCGTTCGCCGCATGGCCGCGGGCCGGGTGGGAAGGTGGCGGCCGAGGACACGAGACACGATGAGGAATCCGCGCTTGGGATTGGCCCGCGCGGCGACGTCGCAGAGAGCCGAGATGTCATTTCCGTCCCGGGCGCGCAGCGCGAGCAGGCCCGTCGGGATTTCGACGGTGATCGTGGCGGCATTTGGC
This genomic window contains:
- a CDS encoding zinc ribbon domain-containing protein, whose protein sequence is MIGATKVCPRCAERVKAAAQVCRYCGHEFGRVSLAKVDAAATGGAAASTRRTSPPRGYLWSAGAVISIVLVAVLAWAMSPKVERPVVVNGAVRETAAAAEVPVTEVLAGPQLAAGESLEWSADGAPEETVRQIGTMVVRVTRKIDEDMIAPVVSVSRGTETVTIVGEAVSSGYTHRISAVRNKAGAPPVVMLQSFSGGAHCCNHVQLAGVSGGRLKVVDLGSWDGDQIALPVDLSGDGVADFVERDNAFLYAFAAYAMSAAPPKVLNVTGGRVIDVSKRAAFRQLYLDEMATSGEICRTGAEGMDRNGACPSYVASAARVGRLDEAWAEMVRSYAADMDWELPSGCVVRTSEQCPEGSRIVYKSYPEALLAFLKEHGYVANGWSPPDAAGVDEVVPDPANAD
- a CDS encoding TerD family protein, with the translated sequence MQDMQQGENAPIAISRLRVEFKWSPVAGRGLEADVSAYLLTPSGKVRSDRDMVFYNQTDGGTGAVRFHAGDGGAFDVALNLVPDDVERIVFCLTIDEAQAKGHTLALIEDAAITVSDGAAGMMSFRPDLVGATEAAMIFGELYRRGGQWKFRAVGQGFNGGLAPLASSFGIDIAADDAPQQLPPVKSLQLAKLSMEEPDQSVTLTPDADGFGTIVITLNWSHGRNNYSTGAGAIDLDLGCLVEMQDGRKTAIQMLGGMTGAIDQPPFVMLSGDDRTGDIGETLEIDGNHWKEIKRLAVFCNIHDGVPDWRRTSGLALLTAPGQPPIEIQLADGRNDCRICGIVLLENDADLIKVTRLVGYFENQQRLDERLGWGMRWRTAPPK
- a CDS encoding AAA domain-containing protein, whose translation is MIERSRLQGLIDYVEATERDRLSVAWDVADHRGFRRFRDETIRLPGVQLDVRNGDDHIWMVVDRMVRCPPPAVDDAELRVWADVSGEPNVAPTLKAEVPRVAVSAAGFDVAEADAATVRLADHSARTKLDAALTAYVRERWTPWAQEERPRRQSIELYNSLFALRQLLEGAGDRPVELVWGIGVAQWAHSTGKLRYPLLTVAVELALDETTHAIQVRPRSETPPGIETDALDLLDASGLNDFRRFAEAHIAGLEGDGLTPFDAFGFAPVLRRAVAVLQADACYLPDLGDRRAPESDILRVDGSWVIFERPRRGTQLMDDLRRFRTVVDSVESADAIPEAVRILLRAPAEIATGEAYPPMRGVSTIPGVTSSDGSGDDLFFPKPFNREQVEVIQRLSNRAGVVVQGPPGTGKTHTIANIVSHYLALGKRVLVTSQKAPALKVLRDKLPEAVRPLAVSLLESDRDGLKQFQESVDIIADRLQRTRIGEARTQIAELDVRIDAIHRALARIDRDVDAIGRQAMTAVVIDGAPVEPVDAARRVVAANGLAYWIDDQLEALPAFEPAFDEDAIGRLRAARKDVGDRLNSLDMSPPPVDLPSSGTMLALHETLMEAATARRGIAVGAELVQGTDIAAIAPLEAALDELTELKAAIAGARSDWSDALLDRLRADAYDPPAAAIAGLLEQVDAATGETRHFLTCPVTIEADAVADPAFREAIAGLSRGEELGLFQSIFARAVKGRIAAVRLAGRPVADAAGWSEVERYCRALDSADQLRVVWAHAAMHAGMDAVTGDGLGGAEAMSRQLSHLARLRDAVAREDAINGQARRLLPGWRRSVATSAADLRGVLRQHRRRLDLEAAQATLDDIETRLADVSGAAGQALRAAAGLVGDETAERDAIDLSWSAALSEAKTLRRLQPSFATIRDVTDLISRNGAPRWAMRLRTESVDGREDPLTPGDWRVRWNLRRMTVWLDGIDHHARLRALSAERFEQEARLTRAYEDAIETRTWCRLAEQASDQVRSALAAYAQAMRKIGRGTGIRAGRHRADARAAADRAKNALPCWIMPHYRVSESLPAELGLFDLVIIDEASQSTVAALPALLRAKQVLIVGDDRQVSPDAGFRQEARLTMLAERHLGDQVADYRATMREDRSLYDLGTVVFAGGAILLKEHFRCVAPIIEYSKGQFYSHQLVPMRLPSASERLDPPLVDILVEDGCRQGKLNLPEVDCIIDEIGRIVRDPMMAHRTIGVTTLLGQEQAMAILQAIEQVLGIDAMIRHDIRVGEPTAFQGDERDIMFVSLVADRDSSPLSGLGYEQRFNVAASRARDRMVLVRSVELEQLRPSDKLRRSLIEHFQAPFAGESALVEDRRARCESQFEAAVFDRLVERGYRIDTQVRVGTKRIDLVVEGAEDRRLAIECDGDAYHGPDRWPDDMARQRMLERAGWTVWRCFASRFVRDPDAVMAELTAALTARGISPNLHADRLVIRHTEHRRWRSAPDPSIELVPYAWLVPADPF
- a CDS encoding toxic anion resistance protein, whose translation is MLSIEPPAPFPPASTAGAIDVPITEEARTRLRASADRYVEELVSLPPDGPDFAIKADQLSNVGRREVSALAGLSSRLVARSGGSSAPDGVGPALHRLREIMEDLDPARDGDLLAPRRILGIIRVGSGIGSYFRRYEPAQKAIDGILRTLAAGRDSVLRDNIAIDGDRRRMWALMEDLEVAIQGSRRLDDGLERAAAKMELSAPEKGRALRERALFRTRQRITDLLTQMAVSLQGYMALGVVRRTNEELISGIERASTTTIAVLHTAVAVAQALAGQRLVLNRISAIDGSAAPIIEGAGRPLPGDRNRIVQPARRDDLDALQRAFAEVRSTLDEVDALKRARGVA
- a CDS encoding HpcH/HpaI aldolase/citrate lyase family protein, which gives rise to MSAIDLGASLYVPALNANAERLAYGEMQGLRSIVICLEDSIREDQVGRALRELGRILLQFAGRPPAIGVYVRPRDIGMLAHICSLPGIDRIQGFVLPKVTTSSLPLWLSAVMHDDHAIMPTIEGDEAFDRSALARLCDQLRPYVHRVSAVRIGGNDILGLLGIRRSRVRSAYEGPLGNVIRDIAGAFIPNGFSVAAPVFEHYAALDVLRTEVEQDIEHGLLTKSAIHPSQIAVIQGAYRPSAIEMAEARTILDVSTPAVFGSHGSMCEPATHARWAQSIVSRARIHGVRDQVRGPEAKVA